In Longimicrobium sp., a genomic segment contains:
- a CDS encoding AI-2E family transporter has translation MSSADRQQNAPRPSPFAVLTAAVAAVLLLLFVYSVAQVLLLFFVAALFALYLGSIIGFLEERARLPRAAGLLVALALTGLWAFAVGWLVLPPVARQTQALITALPGQIQVWTGSLRELVERYPLLAAVLPPERLNAQLSTVADNAGRFAAGIFPVVFDTLHFLINLVSVMVMGIYMALRPELYREGVVLLAPPVHRELVRDILADLGKSLRAWIGGQFLAMVFLGVLTWIGLELLNVPFALAFGVFTGVVVMVPFFGSLVSTLLPALFVLGMGGAVQAWLVVLLGVVVHLIEANFVHPLIMERRVHLPPVLTILSVLIMAELLGPIGLLVAVPVLASLMVIIRRIYVHRLLEGKGFRRFVRDAPAEVRVPESAMRLDGESVSIPAMLEQAGSAPR, from the coding sequence ATGAGCTCCGCCGACCGACAGCAGAACGCTCCCCGGCCTTCGCCCTTTGCCGTGCTCACGGCGGCAGTGGCGGCGGTGCTGCTGCTGCTCTTCGTGTACAGCGTCGCGCAGGTGCTGCTGCTGTTCTTCGTGGCGGCGCTGTTCGCCCTCTATCTGGGCTCCATCATCGGCTTCCTGGAGGAGCGCGCGCGGCTGCCCCGGGCCGCGGGACTCCTCGTCGCCCTGGCGCTCACGGGGCTGTGGGCGTTCGCCGTGGGTTGGCTGGTGCTGCCGCCGGTGGCCCGGCAGACGCAGGCGCTGATCACCGCGCTCCCCGGGCAGATCCAGGTGTGGACGGGCAGCCTGCGCGAGCTGGTGGAGCGGTATCCCCTGCTCGCGGCCGTGCTGCCCCCCGAACGGCTGAACGCGCAGCTATCCACCGTTGCCGACAACGCGGGACGCTTTGCGGCGGGCATCTTTCCCGTCGTGTTCGACACGCTGCACTTCCTCATCAACCTGGTCAGCGTGATGGTGATGGGGATCTACATGGCGCTGCGCCCCGAGCTGTACCGCGAGGGCGTGGTGCTGCTCGCGCCGCCGGTGCACCGCGAACTGGTGCGCGACATCCTGGCGGACCTGGGCAAGTCGCTGCGCGCGTGGATCGGCGGGCAGTTCCTGGCCATGGTGTTCCTTGGCGTGCTCACCTGGATCGGGCTGGAGCTGCTGAACGTGCCATTCGCCCTGGCGTTCGGCGTGTTCACGGGCGTGGTGGTGATGGTGCCGTTCTTCGGCAGCCTGGTGTCGACGCTGCTCCCCGCCCTCTTCGTCCTGGGGATGGGGGGCGCGGTGCAGGCGTGGCTGGTGGTGCTGCTGGGCGTGGTGGTGCACCTGATCGAAGCCAACTTCGTGCACCCGCTGATCATGGAGCGGCGCGTGCACCTGCCGCCCGTGCTCACCATCCTGAGCGTGCTGATCATGGCGGAGCTGCTGGGGCCCATCGGCCTGCTGGTGGCGGTGCCGGTGCTGGCTTCGCTGATGGTGATCATCCGCCGGATCTACGTGCACCGGCTGCTGGAGGGAAAGGGCTTCCGCCGCTTCGTTCGCGACGCCCCCGCCGAGGTCCGCGTCCCCGAATCGGCCATGAGGCTGGATGGAGAGTCGGTGAGCATTCCGGCGATGCTCGAGCAGGCCGGTTCGGCGCCACGATAG
- a CDS encoding DUF1611 domain-containing protein yields the protein MNHDLTTYRYLVVAEGQFGPLTSKTANSAVRFLPDRVLGVMDSRLAGKTVQDVLGFGGGIPVVGTLDEGLALGPTALLIGIAPQGGALPPEWRPMLRQAIAAGLPIVAGLHSHIADDPELATLAAERGVPIHDLRKPPTDLPVSSGRARNVDAYTVLTVGTDCNIGKMTAGLHIRDALTRRGTRVGFAATGQTGILIEGWGIAVDAVVADFISGAAERLVLRAAEGNDVVLVEGQGSLVHPGYSGVTLGLLHGSMPDGMILCHQPTRSCPYGGGGVYSWMPLPTVPEMITICESAIAPLRPSKVIGISLVTFDMDEAAARDAIARTADETGLPVTDPVRFGSEPLADAILAAAAQKRSALQPA from the coding sequence ATGAATCACGACCTGACGACGTATCGCTACCTGGTGGTGGCCGAGGGGCAGTTCGGGCCGCTGACCAGCAAGACGGCCAACAGCGCCGTCCGCTTTCTTCCCGACCGGGTGCTGGGCGTGATGGACTCGCGCCTGGCCGGCAAGACGGTGCAGGACGTCCTTGGATTCGGGGGCGGCATTCCGGTCGTCGGAACGCTGGACGAGGGGCTGGCGCTGGGTCCCACCGCCCTGCTCATCGGCATTGCGCCGCAGGGGGGCGCGCTTCCGCCCGAGTGGCGCCCGATGCTGCGGCAGGCCATCGCCGCCGGGCTGCCCATCGTCGCCGGGCTTCACTCGCACATTGCCGACGACCCGGAGCTCGCAACCCTCGCGGCTGAGCGCGGCGTGCCCATCCACGACCTGCGCAAGCCGCCGACGGACCTGCCCGTAAGCAGCGGGCGCGCGCGGAACGTGGACGCGTACACCGTCCTCACCGTGGGCACGGACTGCAACATCGGCAAGATGACCGCCGGGCTGCACATCCGCGACGCGCTCACCCGTCGCGGGACCAGGGTGGGCTTCGCGGCCACGGGCCAGACGGGAATCCTCATCGAGGGATGGGGGATCGCGGTCGATGCCGTGGTCGCCGACTTCATCAGCGGCGCGGCGGAGCGGCTGGTGCTTCGGGCCGCCGAGGGGAACGACGTGGTGCTGGTGGAGGGCCAGGGCTCGCTGGTGCACCCGGGCTACTCGGGCGTCACCCTGGGACTGCTGCACGGGTCCATGCCCGACGGGATGATCCTGTGCCACCAGCCCACGCGCAGCTGCCCGTACGGCGGCGGCGGCGTGTACTCGTGGATGCCGCTGCCGACCGTGCCGGAGATGATCACCATATGCGAGAGCGCCATCGCGCCGCTGCGGCCCTCGAAGGTGATCGGAATCTCGCTGGTGACCTTCGACATGGATGAGGCCGCCGCACGAGACGCCATCGCGCGCACGGCGGACGAGACGGGGCTGCCGGTGACGGACCCGGTGCGCTTCGGCTCGGAGCCGCTGGCGGACGCCATCCTGGCCGCGGCCGCGCAGAAGCGCTCGGCTCTGCAGCCGGCCTGA